Genomic segment of Streptomyces sp. NBC_01210:
GTCCCGGCGTACTGCTTCGTGGCCCGATTGCCGTAGCCGCAACACACGCCGCCCTGCGGCCCCCGATGGAAGGACCGGCTCCCCGTGCCCACTGTGAAGCAGCGCACTCTCCTCGCCGTCGCCGGTGCCACCGTCGCCGTACTGACAGTGGGTGCGCCCGGCTCCCCCGCCGCGCTCGGCAGTGAACAGGCGAAGGCACCCAGGGCCTCGTCCACGGCGGCGCGTGGTGCGCCCTACATCGAGACGCGGCTGTTCTTCGGTACGGAGCGTCCGGACGGCGGCCCCGATGTGACCGACCGGCAGTTCATGGCGTTCATCGACCGCAGTGTCACGCCGAACTTCCCGTCCGGGCTGACAGTCCAGGACGGCCGCGGACAGTGGCGGGACTCCAACGGCACCATCGAGCGGGAGCGTTCGTACGAGCTGATCCTGCTCTACCCGGCCGCGGAGGCACACGTACGCGACCCGCAGATCGAGCGGATCCGCGAGGCCTACGCCGCGGCGTACGCACAGGACTCGGTGGCCCGGCTGGACGAACCGACGCTCGCCGACTTCTGAGAGCGGCCT
This window contains:
- a CDS encoding DUF3574 domain-containing protein; the encoded protein is MPTVKQRTLLAVAGATVAVLTVGAPGSPAALGSEQAKAPRASSTAARGAPYIETRLFFGTERPDGGPDVTDRQFMAFIDRSVTPNFPSGLTVQDGRGQWRDSNGTIERERSYELILLYPAAEAHVRDPQIERIREAYAAAYAQDSVARLDEPTLADF